The sequence below is a genomic window from Etheostoma cragini isolate CJK2018 chromosome 20, CSU_Ecrag_1.0, whole genome shotgun sequence.
CGGAAGATGCTGTGGTGGGGAGTGTGAGAATGAGGGTGGAaacaaaggagaggagagaaaaacaggcGGATAGAAGTGAGAGAGAGCACCAAGATCTAAAAACAGcatgcttgttgttttttttaacagatacTCGCCTGTGCTCATCCAGACCTTGTGCTGGCAATGCCACCTGCATAGAGACCGGAGAGGGGGGATACATGTGCATCTGTCCCCTCAGCTACACTGGGGAAAACTGCCACCAGAAGAGAGGACTGTGTCTCACAAACGGGTACCAGCACCTTTTATTTGAGTTTCTATTTTTAGTTAGCAAATACTCCAATGCTTTAAAGCCTTATCTCCATTTGTTTATCATTAAGAGTAGTAATCAATTCATCTTAAGGCAGCCAATCGAAACCAACCCACACTGTGGCttgtgtatatgtactgtagctTCTAGTGGCAGGCAGTTAGCAGAGAAAATATTGGATGTTATTTTTGTCCTTACTGAACAAGCTGTAGCTTTGGTTGTTAGGACTTGTAAGAGGCAAGACGGTGTTTGCACATTTATAAGACGAGCGGAGACGCTCGCTTTGATACATTTCCCCTCTTACAAGAGTATGCTAATATTGGCAAGTTGCCAACtttgtgaaggaaaaaaatccttttgaaCAGGAAAAGTTAACTTTACTCTAAGGACTGACTTTTCTGTTGTGCAGCTCAACAACACTGCATAAAAGGCAAAGAACATGGTGTTAATAGTGAacaaatagcaacaacaaactCGGGTAAAAGCACCTGACGCAACTTGAAACTAGAAGTGCACCGACTCATGGCAGGGGGGATTCATGAAACATGCAATAACTGATTTTTTCTGGCTACTTGGGTACAGCAATAACAAGTGAACACCACATTGACGTATCGACTCATGAGTTTATATAGTAAACTTATTATGAGAATGGTATGAGCAGTTACGTTATGATTCGTTTGGAGTTGTTTTTCTGGCCACCTGGAGGGTGCAAGTACAGTATTCACATCCTGTTAGCTCCGTTCTTGGTCTCTTCCACCTTTTGAGGGACATCTCTTTACCTGCTAAATGTACCATTATGTTAAGCAGCTAGTTGTAAACTCTGTCAGTTTGCCacttggtgctgagcaggtagtctACAGTGGGGTTTTAgagctttttcactgaaaacagctgcctgctgctgacaaaaaaaagccGTGAGAGGGATGACaatgaaccaaaacagtgaAGTTGAGACTGAACAGCTAAACAATAAGTTGAAAATCCGTAAAACCGGGGGGAGCTGTACAGCCAGGTGAGAATCTCCATTGTTTCCTTTCACATTGTCAGATGATATACATTATTGATACCTCTGCCAATGagttgtttttggtttggtttgttgtttttttcttgttatttttgtctGGATTACTGACAAACTACTGGCCTGATGTCATTCAACTTAGTGGAAGGGTATAGCATGggcaaagaaagaaacaataacATCTGGAGTGGATCCGAATGACTGGGCGGATTCACAAattctttttcactttcattaacaGTGTAATAGGGCTTTTGTGCTGCACTCATGTGGTGTTGGAACAATCGAAAAAACAATTTCCCGACTGGGAGAATTCACACTGAATTACCATTGTGGGAAAGAGCATGCCTTGGCAGAGGTCTGCGCTATCTGAGTGCAATTCCAGTTATCATAtaatattgattattattataaaagttTTAAGATCATCAACCACAGTAGGGATACTGACAAGATTTGTAAGTAAAGTTGATCCATGTAAAAATGAAGGTGAACAACAGCCCTGTTAGCCCTGCCATCATGATGGCCCATTCATTTAAAGGGACACTTTCTGCAGTTTTAGACCAGCCCTTTTCTTTCAGTCAAGAATTGCAAAACATTgcaaacaataaaagcaaagtgTGACTCAACTGagctcacataaaaaaaatcctgcagGCATGCATTTTCAAACACACAATTCCTCTGATGAAGAAAGAAGTAGAAAGAAAGTGCAGAGGCGTCATTCGCCATGTTCCTCCTTTCATAAATACAGCCGCCGCCATGTTGATTGCATTCTCCCCTTGTTGACAAGCAGACACCTGTATGCAGTAGCTGGTGGTGTGTACCTAGGCAACATCTCAAAGCTGCATCCAAATTCAGGGATCCTATGAAgtcatgatttaaaaaatgtgctcaACGAGactgtcacatttttaaaaagcttttctatacagtatgtgaagaGAAATTCCGCATTTCTTCGTCAGTATTTGCAGGACACGACTTATGTGTACTTTGCATCTGTCAGCATCCCACAATCCACTGCTCCCCAGGCCATAATGTAATTATACATTCAGACAGTCCTTGTGTCCCATTTTGTCACATTCCTTTTACCTATTTACCGGGACTTTACTTTTAGGTGGTGATAAATGTGCTGATAAAGATAACCCATGAACTGAACCAATTACTGCAAGAAGACAGTGCATAATGCGCACAAtagtaacaaagtaaaaactaaaaggttatttttattctgttatATTGAACATTGAAGCTCATAAAATGACATATGTTATTATGAAACTGCAAGTCTACTAAGTGAGCCACATTTACTGGAGACATTTACCACTATTGAAACAATTGGAGGGCATATTCCTGGAATGTTGGACTTTCTGAATCAATGAGGAACATGCTGTTAGTTTTGCCCTCTTTGGGACAGGTTGAGCAGGGCCTTTAGGGCCTTTGAAGGACCCCCTTCATTGGTCGGGTCCGTCAATGTATACTGCAATTGGCACACTGTTAACATGTGACAGAAAGTGAATCTCTGAATTTAACATTTGTAAAGAGCACTCAAACAATAtttctaaacaaaaaacaacttgaagTTTTGCTTTTAGGCAAAGcatacacaacaaaaacaatggttCATTCTTTTCAGCGCTAGCCTCATCGCCTGCCTTTTTTTACTGCTTGACTACAGACGGGCTTGATCTGTTCTTCTCCTACCCATCAGATACATATGAAAGACTCTCTGGAGACACAACTACCTGACACGGCCCTCCAGACTTTGAACCCCACCATGTTTGTTCTCCGCCAGGCAGTCTTGTTATTGATTTGAATGAAGCTCCTAAAATTCAGAGCCTACAGCTAAGTGTCAGTGCAGTGACAGCTCTCCTCTTCCActcacaaaatacataaataagcaTTTGAGCCTTATTATAATTTCCACAATGAGATGAGTGGCGTTTCACAGGAATTCTACTTCATTAAAAAGGTGCGCGTGAGGTTTTTATCAGCTCTTCTATGAAAACACCAGAGATTTCTAAAAAGCACGCCAGAGCTATTATTCTTTTGACTCACAGAGACAGAATGTTAAGGACTTGTGTAATTACACTAGCTACTATTAGAtatattgattgtttttatcTTAGGGTTTTCATCAGTGCACTCAGTTTGTGAAAAATGGCTGCTTTGATTAGATATGATGCCCTGGTACAGATTTCTCATTTGGAGAAAATTAGCTTAACTCTATTTTTCTTCATTAGGGCTATGCAAAATGACTTATAATAATATCACATTATTAATAAGTGTAATGTTTTAGAGCTGAAACACGCAACAGCAATTGAGAGAATTGAATCTTGACACTAAACTACCAAACATTTTTAGTAGTGAGTCAGTTGTCacttgctgcttttctttgtagcacatactgtatttgtcgCAAATATTTTGGGGTTTGGGACTGTTGTTCGGatgaaatgtgtaaaatgtttagtTACATCACCCTGTGTCTTTATGGGTCATTTCTTCACTATTTTATGGACCTAAAGAGTAGAAAATGAAGAAGATTGTCCTTAGTTTCCCCTAAATGAAAGGAATGTTTGATATCAGAGAGCcacattgcaatattctgcagcTCGGCTCTCAGCTTTTGATGTCCTGTGAGAACCAAGCATCTCGAAAACGTCAGCTTTTCATGAGCTAATAAAGCAACCCCGGtttcagctttgtgacaatTCCTTTTTCAGCTATTTTAATGGGTtatatagattttctttttctcagccCATTAGGACACTTAAtccttcttttttgttaaaagattacaaaatcaacaaatttaGAGACTCATGGCTCCCACAGGACAGCAACAAACTGTTTGTGAATCTTgatgtgattaaaaagacacatCAGCAGGTAGATTTTAGGTAAGCAGGTAGaataattaatatatacagtatatttaaaaaataatgaccCCATGACAGTGTCCTGGGTTCCGCAAATTATTGATTTAGTACGAGAAAGCGTCCtattaacatccactttgtGAAATCTACCTGTAAAATAGGATTGGATGGCTGCTTTGCTGTATAACCACAGGATAAAAAATATTCTTATTGTGTTGCTCTGTCCTCCAGCTCTCCTTGTCAGAACGGAGGTACGTGTTTGGATACTGATGGCTCAGCTGGTTACTCTTCCTGTTTATGTCCCCCTGGATTTTCTGGAGACTTCTGTGAGATCAGCGTTGACAGCTGTCAGCCTAACCCCTGCCTCAACGGTGGCAACTGTACGAACCACGGCCTGGCCTTCACATGTCTCTGTCCTTTCGGCTTCACTGGTTTCACTTGTAATGAAACCACTCGTTTTTCGCCCTGCGCCGGCAGGCCCTGCGCCAATAGGGGCACGTGTGTTGGTCAACCTGATGGAACCTTCCGGTGCGTTTGCCAGAAATGGTTTACAGGTCCCACGTGTTCCCTGCAGCACAGACCGAAGGCCAGATCCAAGCTGGTTGGGGACAGGCCTGTGGACCACAGAGTGTTTGCACTGACTCCGCAGCACTACTCCCTCCCTGCTCACACCTTCCACAAGCTCCTCAGACCGCCCGAGAGAGACCTGCTCAAGATTACCCTTAAGGAGACAGTCCACTCCCCCGGCATCCTCGTCACCCATGGCCAACTCGTCTGCTTTGGCATGCTGGCCCTGCTCACCTGCATGGTCATCCTGGGCACTACAGGCATTGTGTTTTTTGGCCGCTGTGAGACGTGGCTGGCCAATGCCAAGTACAGCCAGCTTGTTCGACAGCAAAAGGAACACCTGCTGAGAGAAGCTGGCGGCGCGAGCCAGGAGGAGCCGGAGCACTCAGTAAACATCATCCTGCCGGAGAAGATTAGACTCACCAGCTTTGGGAGACACTACACCTCCATCTGATTCAATCGTCTCTGCCTCTTATCCTTTCCCTCTGAAGATAGTTGAatataaatgtctaaaatagCACAAAGGAAATACTATAACTGTTGTACAGTTGTGTTAATAAGGTGAGAGAAAGTGGACCACACTGGaatatatttgaatttaaaGTCTACTGGACTAAGTGGACAACCGTGACACTGAATTatatatgtcatttttattgtacAGTTATAAATGATCTattcaaaatgtatgaaattattaaatatttcctACCTTGGTCGTTGGTAAAGATGTCATGTTGATGTATTTCAAGATTTTTAACTTTACAATAATGTTTGAACCGCTTTGTTACATGTTGATTTGGAATACTATAATGGGGGTAatattaaaaaaggagaaatgaattggattttaacacacacaacctaGACAAAGTTATCACAccattgttttttcaattgttaaattgttttctgGTTTCAGCTGGAGTTTAGACTGTGTGGTGAATACTGTAAAACAAGTAATTGAAATACATCATCTTAGGCCATGGGATAGTTTCATTAGAATTTTCTTTCGACTATTTTCTgatgagaaaataatcagcaaattaataatgaaagtacctgttagttgcagcccttacAATCTCAGTGcaacattttgtgactttgacACTTTATAATTAATgcagaaatatacagtatagtgaATGTGTGCAGTATGTGCAGTTAAATTACTATATGCTATACTATACAATTAGATGTTACTACATGCcaatacagtactgtatataccTGAAAGTAATTTTACTTCTCCAATGCCATACAATTTTCACTCTCTGCAGATGCATCAATAAGATGTTGGTTTAAAAGGTATATACGTAGATGCTATAAAGACGCAGGTTCACAGCTCCTCAGGAAATACCACTTTCTGTCTCCATGAACATCTATTGGTATCCATGGCATGCATACTGTATTTTCAAACTTTCACCTATTGATCAGTCTCAATACTCTAATACTACATTTCTCAGAGGTTGTTAGATTTTCCAACACTGCTTCTTACTGCCAGTGTTACAATTTCACAGGGTACGCACCATGCATTTCTGAGCCCAGAAATCAATACTGTGACATCTGTAAAATGTTATTGGTTTGTCTCATCACGCATGAGATGGACAACTATACTTCTGATGGAGGGAGCAGTAAATG
It includes:
- the LOC117935988 gene encoding protein delta homolog 1 isoform X1, whose product is MVQVRSLTHPFIFYISGQKGILLEITMHLTAVVLSFILAVTDIAKGWECSAGCNTENGFCEKQLKCRCKPGWQGEHCDRCMPFPGCLHGTCEKAWQCICKEGWVGSLCDQDTRLCSSRPCAGNATCIETGEGGYMCICPLSYTGENCHQKRGLCLTNGSPCQNGGTCLDTDGSAGYSSCLCPPGFSGDFCEISVDSCQPNPCLNGGNCTNHGLAFTCLCPFGFTGFTCNETTRFSPCAGRPCANRGTCVGQPDGTFRCVCQKWFTGPTCSLQHRPKARSKLVGDRPVDHRVFALTPQHYSLPAHTFHKLLRPPERDLLKITLKETVHSPGILVTHGQLVCFGMLALLTCMVILGTTGIVFFGRCETWLANAKYSQLVRQQKEHLLREAGGASQEEPEHSVNIILPEKIRLTSFGRHYTSI
- the LOC117935988 gene encoding protein delta homolog 1 isoform X3, which encodes MHLTAVVLSFILAVTDIAKGWECSAGCNTENGFCEKQLKCRCKPGWQGEHCDRCMPFPGCLHGTCEKAWQCICKEGWVGSLCDQDTRLCSSRPCAGNATCIETGEGGYMCICPLSYTGENCHQKRGLCLTNGSPCQNGGTCLDTDGSAGYSSCLCPPGFSGDFCEISVDSCQPNPCLNGGNCTNHGLAFTCLCPFGFTGFTCNETTRFSPCAGRPCANRGTCVGQPDGTFRCVCQKWFTGPTCSLQHRPKARSKLVGDRPVDHRVFALTPQHYSLPAHTFHKLLRPPERDLLKITLKETVHSPGILVTHGQLVCFGMLALLTCMVILGTTGIVFFGRCETWLANAKYSQLVRQQKEHLLREAGGASQEEPEHSVNIILPEKIRLTSFGRHYTSI
- the LOC117935988 gene encoding protein delta homolog 1 isoform X2, which encodes MPLGADAYGSGQKGILLEITMHLTAVVLSFILAVTDIAKGWECSAGCNTENGFCEKQLKCRCKPGWQGEHCDRCMPFPGCLHGTCEKAWQCICKEGWVGSLCDQDTRLCSSRPCAGNATCIETGEGGYMCICPLSYTGENCHQKRGLCLTNGSPCQNGGTCLDTDGSAGYSSCLCPPGFSGDFCEISVDSCQPNPCLNGGNCTNHGLAFTCLCPFGFTGFTCNETTRFSPCAGRPCANRGTCVGQPDGTFRCVCQKWFTGPTCSLQHRPKARSKLVGDRPVDHRVFALTPQHYSLPAHTFHKLLRPPERDLLKITLKETVHSPGILVTHGQLVCFGMLALLTCMVILGTTGIVFFGRCETWLANAKYSQLVRQQKEHLLREAGGASQEEPEHSVNIILPEKIRLTSFGRHYTSI